From Trichocoleus sp.:
CGTGGCGTTTGGTGCGTTTTTCATCCGTCCCCGCGATATTAAATGGGAGCTGCGGCTTGAGCGTCCTCAATGGCTCTCTTTTGAAGCGGCAATTCCCTTAATCTGGACGATCGTTTTCATCGGTGGTGCAGCCTCTGCCACCCTGGTTTGGCAACATGATCCTGGCACTTCTAAAACCTGGCTCCTGATGGCAATGTATCTGCTGCTGGAAGTCGTTACGGTTGCCTACATTCCCGGAACCCTCAGGACTCGCAGTTTAACGGTTGGCACAATTTTGGGAGGCATCGGTGTCTTAATTGGGGTTCTGTTGGCGCTTGTGGTCTGGACAATTTCTCCCGCCGCCGCAGCGCTTTTGTTGCCTTACCTGCTCTGGAGTCCGATCGGCACATACACAACGAAACAGATGATTGATCTCAATCCAGAAGCTCAATAAG
This genomic window contains:
- a CDS encoding tryptophan-rich sensory protein yields the protein MIQPWMIIGGITFVVAFGAFFIRPRDIKWELRLERPQWLSFEAAIPLIWTIVFIGGAASATLVWQHDPGTSKTWLLMAMYLLLEVVTVAYIPGTLRTRSLTVGTILGGIGVLIGVLLALVVWTISPAAAALLLPYLLWSPIGTYTTKQMIDLNPEAQ